From a region of the Mycolicibacterium sp. MU0050 genome:
- a CDS encoding WXG100 family type VII secretion target → MSQIMYNYPAMIGHAGDMGAYAGTLQAVGADIATEQAALQGAWQGDTGMTYQAWQAQWNTAMEELVRAYRAMSMTHESNTMAMQARDAAEGAKWG, encoded by the coding sequence ATGTCCCAGATCATGTACAACTACCCCGCCATGATCGGCCACGCCGGCGACATGGGCGCCTACGCGGGCACCCTGCAGGCCGTCGGTGCCGACATCGCCACCGAGCAGGCCGCGCTGCAGGGCGCCTGGCAGGGCGACACCGGCATGACCTACCAGGCCTGGCAGGCGCAGTGGAACACCGCGATGGAGGAGCTCGTCCGGGCCTACCGCGCGATGTCGATGACGCACGAGAGCAACACCATGGCCATGCAGGCCCGCGACGCCGCCGAAGGCGCCAAGTGGGGCTGA
- a CDS encoding PE family protein yields MTLRVVPEGLAATSAAVEALTARLAAAHAAAAPLITAVVPAAADPVSLQTAAGFSAQGAEHAGVAAQGVGELGRAGMGVAESGVSYATGDAMAASTYLTARGV; encoded by the coding sequence ATGACGCTTCGTGTGGTTCCTGAAGGCCTCGCGGCCACCAGTGCCGCGGTGGAGGCACTGACCGCGCGACTGGCCGCGGCGCACGCCGCCGCCGCGCCGCTGATCACCGCGGTCGTCCCGGCCGCGGCCGATCCGGTGTCGCTGCAGACCGCGGCCGGCTTCAGCGCCCAGGGCGCCGAACATGCCGGGGTCGCGGCCCAGGGTGTCGGCGAATTGGGCCGCGCCGGAATGGGTGTCGCCGAGTCCGGCGTCAGCTACGCCACCGGCGATGCCATGGCGGCCTCCACCTACCTGACCGCCCGCGGTGTCTGA
- the esxG gene encoding type VII secretion system protein EsxG has product MSLLDAHIPQIIASESAFGAKTALMRSTIAQAEQAAMSSQAFHMGESSAAFQAAHARFVEVAAKVNTLLDVAQVNLGDAGASYVAQDAAAASTYGGF; this is encoded by the coding sequence ATGAGTCTTCTCGACGCTCACATCCCGCAGATCATCGCATCGGAGTCGGCCTTCGGCGCCAAGACGGCGCTGATGCGCAGCACCATCGCGCAGGCCGAGCAGGCCGCCATGTCGTCGCAGGCCTTCCACATGGGCGAGTCCTCGGCTGCCTTCCAGGCCGCCCACGCCCGCTTCGTCGAGGTGGCCGCGAAGGTCAACACCCTGCTCGACGTCGCACAGGTCAACCTCGGTGACGCCGGCGCGAGCTACGTCGCGCAGGACGCCGCCGCCGCCAGCACCTACGGAGGTTTCTGA
- a CDS encoding PPE family protein, protein MTAPIWLASPPEVHSALLSSGPGPGPLMAAAGAWSSLSAEYASAAAELTALLGQVQAGSWEGPSAQQYAASHLPYLAWLTQASVNSAGMAAEQQTAAAAYTTALATMPTLGEIAANHATRAALVATNFFGINTIPIAVTEANYARMWVQAATTMSVYQAISTTTLATAPRTTVAPFILTPGVGEAGAATANMMQTANQAQAADSGSATTNSNIISDLLGGYGDMMDQLFGPIIDFLKDPLGNLQQLITDFLTNPAQALVTWWPLLFAVGYQAIFQPVGWTTWTLIAASPALIPILIVLGAVGLNEILQRMEPPAQEAPAEEPAAVSSPRPDNMPLAGLSPAPAPAPAPAPAPAPAPATAAGAPPPPPAGVEVVAYAVHGGNPEEGVGPTLNEGSGAKAPASDIAAAAAVGALASSRAKSRARRRRGAAVKDRGHRDEYMTMDDGPGLPPEEPAPQSASQPKPTTKASEQGAGRLGAAGGFSGTEVKENVGEASGLTTLDDDAFGNGPTTPMLPNSWGEGEPPERP, encoded by the coding sequence ATGACCGCACCCATCTGGCTTGCCTCACCCCCGGAGGTGCATTCGGCGCTGCTGTCCAGCGGCCCGGGCCCCGGGCCGCTGATGGCCGCCGCGGGTGCGTGGAGCAGCCTCAGCGCTGAATACGCCTCGGCGGCAGCGGAGCTGACTGCGCTGCTCGGTCAGGTGCAGGCCGGGTCCTGGGAGGGGCCGAGCGCGCAGCAGTATGCGGCCTCGCATCTGCCGTACCTGGCCTGGTTGACGCAGGCGAGCGTGAACAGCGCGGGTATGGCGGCCGAGCAGCAGACGGCGGCGGCCGCCTACACGACGGCGTTGGCCACCATGCCGACGCTGGGGGAGATCGCCGCCAATCACGCCACCCGCGCCGCGCTGGTCGCCACGAACTTCTTCGGGATCAACACCATCCCGATCGCGGTGACCGAGGCCAACTACGCCCGCATGTGGGTGCAGGCGGCCACCACCATGAGCGTGTACCAGGCGATCAGCACCACCACGTTGGCGACGGCACCGCGGACCACCGTGGCGCCGTTCATCCTGACGCCGGGCGTCGGCGAGGCCGGTGCCGCGACGGCGAACATGATGCAGACCGCCAACCAGGCCCAGGCCGCCGACTCGGGTTCGGCGACAACGAATTCCAACATCATCTCCGACCTGCTCGGCGGTTACGGGGACATGATGGACCAGCTGTTCGGGCCCATCATCGACTTCCTCAAGGACCCGCTGGGCAACCTGCAGCAGCTGATCACGGACTTCCTGACCAACCCCGCGCAGGCGTTGGTGACCTGGTGGCCGCTGCTGTTCGCCGTCGGCTACCAGGCCATCTTCCAGCCCGTCGGCTGGACGACCTGGACGCTGATCGCGGCCTCCCCGGCGCTCATCCCGATCCTCATCGTGCTCGGCGCCGTCGGGCTCAACGAGATCCTGCAGCGGATGGAACCGCCGGCGCAGGAAGCACCCGCGGAGGAACCCGCCGCCGTGTCCTCCCCGCGCCCCGACAACATGCCGCTGGCCGGCCTGTCGCCGGCGCCGGCGCCCGCACCGGCTCCCGCTCCGGCACCGGCCCCCGCACCCGCCACCGCCGCGGGTGCGCCGCCACCGCCGCCGGCCGGCGTGGAGGTCGTCGCGTACGCGGTGCACGGCGGGAACCCGGAAGAGGGCGTCGGGCCCACCCTCAACGAGGGCAGCGGCGCGAAGGCCCCGGCCTCCGACATCGCCGCGGCCGCCGCGGTCGGCGCGTTGGCGTCCAGCCGGGCGAAGAGCCGGGCACGCCGGCGCCGGGGCGCGGCGGTCAAGGACCGCGGCCACCGCGACGAGTACATGACCATGGACGACGGACCGGGCCTTCCGCCGGAAGAACCGGCACCGCAGTCCGCGAGCCAGCCGAAACCCACCACCAAGGCCTCCGAACAGGGCGCCGGACGGCTGGGTGCGGCCGGTGGTTTCAGTGGGACCGAGGTCAAGGAGAACGTGGGCGAGGCGAGCGGTCTGACCACCCTCGACGACGACGCGTTCGGCAACGGGCCCACCACGCCCATGCTGCCCAACAGCTGGGGAGAGGGGGAACCACCTGAACGTCCGTAA